The segment acaacttttgctcaaatttgcaggacagcgccgtatcgacattttactgctaattccaggtccgcaacttcatcctatatccctaactcagtttataagcgaatctttatgactttctatgcattcctagcttaatttccttaacaacattctttacaaaagagggtagccttgctttcctaaaccttgaaattcatttagcgtccaatcttacattgtgtgggattggatcttatgagtttcaacccctcttttgaatgtaaagtctctcccctaagtgaaaaccatcgaatcctagcgaacctcccttctctctcctcagagttgaaagaggggagaccaactagggttcgattgtgattttccgctttacaagtccCAACTTGCATAATATTAATAGCTGCAAAGGTtggggacaagaggttcatcatttccatgagaattgggTGTCAGATGGGTAGAGGTTTTGTGACTGTGGCCACATATTTCATCCTCTTTGCATGCTTGGCTCCCTTTTTAGCTTTCATCCTCACCTTCTCAAGCTTTGCTTCTacatctttcttttccttctcttatCTTTAAATGAATTTCTTTTGGGAATCCTGCAATGTTTTGGCCTATTTTTCGAccctcatagcctccttttctatcGCTTCTGCTTCATGTTGTgccttcctttatctcatctgttCTTTCTTTCGTTATGTCAATTCCTCATCTCTTTTCCTTTCGgcctctttatctttttccctttgaatgtactcatcaGATGTCAAGACCTATGACTGGCTACTAAGACGTAGCACCCCTTTCCTACCTCCACATGAAGTTCAATTCATTCTCTACACTGGAAGTCTTAAGAATCTGGTGATTTTCCTTGGCACTTGCTGCCCATCCTCTTGTGTACATGGCATAAACTCAGGTTTGTCTTCACTTATGTGAATTTGatcttcacaatcaacaccatcttGTTGCTCccagttgactgcattggtgaagtaATGTATCACATCTACTGGATCAATTTCTAGCAGACTTGgcatggaaagggttacatcatcaCCGTTGGCTTCTTCTTGGGTCTAGTCTGGTATGACAACTTGTGTTGGCAAAGACATGCACCTGCTGATGTACTTTCCAAACCCTCATTTGGCTAGCTGGTTTGTGGGGGAAAACCTAGTTCAGTAGTTTGtggtgtcaaacttgtaccctcaacCATTGCTTGTGTTCTACTATGACGTTCTACAAAATCTTGAATGTCTTCCTCATTAAAACCAACCAACCACAAGCAAGCTTTCGTTGCCATATACTCTGGTTCTTCATCCCTTGAAGTGGCATCATGTTCTATTCCAATAGTTGGTTGTATATCAACTCCAACCTTAAATGCTTCACTTGGCCTCATATCATTCTTCAATGCAGATTGGTTAAGTGGCCAAATCCCTATCCTATAGAAGCCACTGATTATATTAGCCGGTGTCAATGCTTGGGAAAAAGCCTTGCTCGCAAGAGTTGTCAACTCTTGCTTTCTAATTTCAATTTGTGGGTACTTTGATATCCTTATAGTCCTTTGTTGTTTGAAATAATTCATGAAAGGTGAGAATATAGAAACATCAAGTGGCTATAGTTTGTGGCTTGTATGAGCAggaagggttaccaaatctatacctatttgccttgcttcttcaattgtcttgaaggctacatgGCTGCCATGACCGTCAAAGATTAGTAGGGACCTACGTGAGGGTGAAACTCCACCAGGGACTAAATGTGCAAATATTGCAATCAATTTGAGAAcaactcctttgtcatccatgcATGCTCCTGGCTCATAGTTTGTAATGTAGTTTCAGATATGCCTCttagaattaaacaaataaaattcaggAATGATGAAACCAAatgcactaacacatgccaaaatATTAATCCACTCTCTACTCTTGTAAATTAGGTGCAGTACACACCTCTGGCCCAAAttggctatcactctcattccacaattcctcctagcttgcacaccagtctcatcacaattccaaatctagctactaccatagtgattgaggttgtacattacctccaagttgtcatagaaaaAGGAAACAATACAAGGTCGAAGCATAATTACCCTATCAAAGTCCACTCCTTCTGTTGTTCTCATCATCAGATCAGGGTGCCTTCATCTAAAACCTGGCCACCATGACCTCCCTGACATCCAATTTTTGAATGGATTAAGCCTATTCTCGGTAATTTGGGCAACAattgattgaagttgactgatttggagaccatgaccaatttcagccatgtctttgcaccattggacaacttcatcCCCCTCCTCTAATGATAAAATGGTGCGTGGACCCCTCACAGTCATGGTTGTGGCTCCCACTAGCCAAGCCCTCAAAGAGGCAATGGGGATACCATACTTGATTGATGTACCTCTAAGAGACATGTGATTATCTTTTATGCATGATATTGCTTCTTTCATGTTAgatatgctccattttggtttGGGAACCTTTGAGGCCACCTGTAGTTGTGGTGTTTCCGGAATAGGATTACAAGCTGTAGTAGAATGGTCATGTGTACAACAATAGTTTCCACATCAGTTGCATTGTTAGGTGAATGGTCATCTACAACAGGAGTCACTGGGTCTTTATTTTGTACAAaactatcttcatcagggaagtgcACCCCACAAGTGACTCTAATTGTTTGATGTCTATGGTGTTATGGAGAAAAGTGTTCAAAAATTGACTGTTACAGTCCTTCaagagccctattaggcctccaaatgcACTAGAGACACCCCTTAAACACTCCACCAACTTTCCCACTCACTTGGAATGTAATAAcatagaaaaaatgaaaggatttaatAGGTTCTAAGGTCTCTTTAATTTTTTTGGTTCCAAAACACATAATTCTTCTTCAAACCTCCTTCAACTAGCCTAACACATGAGGATGTAAAGCCCTCAAGTGCCCAAAACTACACTTAGGTTCTTCCCATGAAAAAATTGTTTAAAACCCATCTGTAAAACTACCATATCCACCATTCCACCAAGTCCTAAGGCAAGTAATTGATAGAATGGAGAGTtctacatttttctttgacaaagcCCCAAAACCTAGGGTTTTAGACCAGTTTTTGTAAATTAGCTTGTAGAAGGATCAAAACTCAATAAAATTAAACCAAAATAGTCCCAAATGAAATTTAACACATATATATTTCCAAAAATTCCACTCTTATGTGTTAATTCATCTAAATAATAAAGATATGAAGCAAAGTGCAGCATTTTTACATAAAATTGCAGAGAAAATGATCATCAAATTGCCTTCAAACTGAGTTCTCCATACAAAATCACCATCCAACCTACAAAAAAATGTGGGAATGGCCTATTTTAATTCCTCCAAGGCCTCCCAACTGAAATAACCACCTTTTGCATTTGTTTCAACCAACCAACTCCTAATTGCTCTTACAATGCAAAAATTGCCTTAACAACATTTTGGCAAtattgacatttttttcaaaaatgctacATAGACTTAATCAAAGACTTTCATGACTCACAACCAATATAAATAGGTAAAAATAGGATTAAAATACCTTCATACACCATAAAATACCATATATGACCCTATTAAGACATATTTGTcacaaaatgacaattttgacaattttgacaatccttgagcaatatcaacaacatgaccCATCTAGGACTTAATCTAACATTCAATGGTCttaatgaccttattacatcacattTGGTCTTAAAAGACCTTATTTACAACTTgaataattcaaaacataaaaaattcaaaattttccttatagaggcttgatggtagcctaggtgctcctgcaccagaagcCTTAGCAAAAACAATAAAAGAAGTTAATCTATAAATTATGTTCAAATTCATCATGGAAGCTTCCATTTTGACTCCTATGTTGGTTGAGGTAGTTAAGAAACCACAACCCGAATTCAAGTTGCATCCTATGAAGGTCGGAGAGATCGATATGACTAGTTCCCTATCATCTGTGCCCTCTGGTGTGTTACTGGTTGAAGATATCCATTCCTTCATCCACTACAAGcttgaagaaattggagaaaaattaATTCAAGATGAATTCAAAGGGTTCTGCGATAATGGTCTATTGAAGGCATAACATAtgcatctgaagaccaagggtttgttgtATGTTGTTGATATTCCTAACCAATTCTATGTTGATTGGATCAGGTATGttctaagtagagtgcatgaccaatttctatggttggaagctgaagcaccaatcaaaatcacaaaggatgtgatccaAAGAGTAACAGGGTTTAACGAAACAGGCGATGCACTAACCCTGAGGACAATATCATCTGGTGAGGTCACTCGGTTGACTCAATCCTGATATGGCAAGAGAGCAATGACAGTCACTCACATTGAGGACGTAGAAGTGAGGTTTGCATCTACAGTGATAGCTTATAGAGTGTACCAATCAAGCTGCATGAACAACATGTCGAGAGGTGCTATCCATGCAACTTACCATATCATCAAAGAGGATGCAACATATgacatttgtgagatgataagAAGTCAATTCTTGGTGATAATGGACTGAATTAAGAAGGACAAAAAgcaatcattcaagtatggttcaatactggtatgtatcttcttctatgtgcaaaatttctttCCCGGTAAGGGCAATGTAGTGTGGTCTACAGATAAACCTATCatagttcagataggtgaaatgattagagacttaggtgataagtttggagagacaatgtggggttattttaaagaattccaaactagaatgcatcaaAGAGAAAGAATCTCAACTGATATAGTTCAAAAGTACAAGGACACTATTTTCTTTCTTGTTGATACTGATAGTTGCATTATTCAAGTGATTGAACCTAGAACTTTCTAGGTACCCgttatgggttatgagattggggTAGACATTGCCAaaatatatgcaaacatgttaTTGTCTAAACTGGTAGACAGAAAACctaagagatttggaacttatgaggaggcaagctcccaAATTAAGAAGGAACTCAAAGAGCCTATCATTCATTTAAAAGTGAGGAAAATGATAGACACCttagacaagaaatatggaggtgaagaaTCTAGTGCCACTGCTTCCACCGGTACCAGTGAGCAAATAGGGGAAAAATCAAGAAAAGATGAAgagcaaacaaaagaaaagaataaaatgtCCAAGACAAGATCCAAGGGTGTTGCATCCAGCAAACCGACATTATACATGAAAGAAAAGGACTCAGATACTCCTACATCTTCCCAAGGTAAAGGTGGACCAGTAGGAgtcacatatgcaagaaataaaaaGAATGGAAGGATAATTGAAACAAAGGCTAAGAAGAAGCCCAAGATAGACGAAAAGGAGGATGATAACTCTGACACCCAATCTTATGTGGTAGTTAAAGAAGTCAAAACAAGTGGTAGGAATGTAGCTCCAACTGTTGAttaattggtccatgggatcaaagagtatggAGGTTTAGCTAGTGTTGGGAGAAAATATCCCCTCTACAATGAGGAatctacaaaagaaaaattgaagatgcactcATTTGGAACTTACATAAATTTTGTAGAACTCCCAGTGAACTACATGGAAAAATTCCATcagatttacaaaatctcattgaagggagatggaaaaatgtTGTGACAATTGAGAAGGAACACAAAATAAAGGCACTCATGGAAgtacatcatgaattggattataatCAATCATCTTTAGTGGCTGAAGCATGTGTAgaacatttcaaaataaggaacaaaATAGGGAGAGTAACCATAGGAGATAttcaaggtgtgcatgatgagggaATTGACATGTGGAAAACAATTTTGAGCCAGCAAAAGAAAGCCGAGGAGGAAATACAGAAAGAAGTGAAACAAGGACAAGATATAGCTGCtcaagaaaagagaaaaggaaaagacaaggACACCACTGATGAGTTTGATGCATTTATAGTTGAAGATATCATAGGTgatgttgtgtcagatattcctaatctaacAAAGGATGCAGAGCCACTGGTTGAACAAAAATCAACTATTAAAACTATTGATATTAATAATACACCGGCAAAGGGAACCGATCAAACCAAGCATTCTGGAGAAGATGAAGTTACAATTGTGGACATCCCTTATGAGGAAAAACCTCAAAGGAATCCGGTCACAATAAATATTCCCACAACACACCCTACTAGCAACGAACCTCATTTGCCAAAAAAAGGGTTAGAGCAAGAAAACCCCAAGATGATAGATTCATCAATACTATTTGTAGATGAAACAAaggagaaggaacaagaaaagaaggaagtagaaaagaaaatagaaaggaaGGAAACAAAATCAACTGGTATTGGTTTAGGAGAGACCAAGGAACTGAaacaagagaagaagatagaagattttTCATCTGGTCAACTTGAAGGTGGTCAGAAAACAGTGGTGGATACTCCTCCAGTAAAGAGGAAGTTAGTTTTAGAAAAGGAAACTGAGAAAAAGAAAGCTAAACTCCCCACCTCATCCAACTCCGAGGTAGAAGCTGAAGTAGAAGAAcaagaaatagaggaggaagaaggggAAGACTCAGTAATTGATatcaagaagatgacccccaaatagttaataaaagtttcaaaaaaattgaGAATTCAAGCTGAAAATGCCaaacttaaagaaaagaaaaagaaggcaagaattcttaaTACTGCAAAGACAATCTTATCtgatctcattccttatattgttgTTGATGAGAATGCACCTATCATCAATCAATTGGGCACTCTTGTCAAAGCAATCAGTTGAGAGGCAActgatctggagaaggttgcaacAAGGCAATATGAAACCTGAAGAGGTGAGAAATTAATGGAACGAATATCAATTGGTAAAGTTTCTCTCTACCAACACTGAAGGGGTGAAATCAATCTTAAAGGAAGTTGGCTATTTATTGGTCAAATTTTCAAACTTCCccgatttcatcaaagatcttaaAGATAAAAGAGTAAAGACTCAAAATGAAATTCAAGAGCTGttaggttcttttgatcctcttacaagctcaGTAGTGACTTTCAATGGAAAAGTCAAATAGTTGACTCATGAAATCCACAAGCTAATAGAGGAACAAGACAAATGAGCTCTAAACCTGCTAGAGATACAATGCTATCTTGCCCCCTTCATTGATTTATTACAAGGCAATGTGAAACAAGCAGAAGGCCTCATCAGTTCACCTGACTGCAAGACAGTGGATGACATGGAGGATTTTGTCACACAACTACATGGACAAATTCTCACTATGAAACAGGTGAATCCTACATGGAAATCTTCTTTGGAGGCTGCTAAggtcaatttcaaagaaatttttgacTTACTCTCATGAATTATTTTGTATACTTTGATTCCTTTATTCTTTGTCATTGTtacaaaaagggggagaatgaatGTATAGTGGATTGGACATATGAAGAGGGGACTATAGAGATAAAGTATATAGGCAGGTACTGGTAGAGGCAGAGAACCATTGATAGAGGTAGAGTAGTTAGTACCAGTAGATGTAGAGAAGGCAAAGAAGAGGTGGAGAAGGCAATGAATAGGTAGAGAATCAGAACATGAGGCAGAGAAGGCAGAGAGCAGAGACTGGTTTATAGGAAGCGACCGGTAGTAGATCATAATGGTGATTGATAAGCAtgtgaagtgaaaaggataagcacgtGTAGTCATCAACATGTTTGGCTTGCTAACATGTGGATCCAACAAATTTAGAAAGAGCTAGTTGAAGCCGGAGTGCTTGCTAGAGAACTAGCAAGATTTGTGGCATGAACAGATAGTCTCACTGATATAATCAACGAGATTTATGGAACAAATAGATTGGCGTATAGAATGATTTTTTTAGTtcaaattttggagggaaagttaatGCCAAGATTGAATACAACTATATAGatgtttttcatcttgattttGCCAGTGTATCAGGGGAGTTGTGAGTGAGCAAAGATTGAAAATTAGAATAAGGTGAAGAATGAGCTAAGGGTAGAAGGGTTCCTCAATGAATCAGTGAAGTCAGATCACCAAGAGATTGAAGCAGATACAAAGCAGATCTATTTGACATAAAAGTGTCATCATCAGAACAATGATTTGTTGCTCTCTAATCATTGCaatagattaaatcccttaacagggtgaaccttaaccggttctatttgtaaaatcccctaatagggtcgCTCCATGAGGAagtgtaaaatccttttgcaaggtgaatcctaacagattctaaggtattcttaacatgATACCAGTCATCTTTAACAGGGTGATGTTCTTAGAAGGAAcaagattgtaagctcttaactgggCACTCTTTTCATTGCAGTAAAAGAGATtatgggttatccccaccatggttttctctctCTAACCAAGGGTTTTCATGTATaattgctggtgttatgtgatgtttatttgatgcATGCAAATCTATTTCCTTAAATGTTCTTAccttcatgattaatgcaatgttttaaGTTGATTTAAAAAGGGTAGTTGCAGACCGGTCAGTTTGGAATATTattgtttaaaaattatttttattgattcactccccctcttagtcaCTGATTAATACCAATAGAAACAATATCTTGCCATGTGCTCTCAACACCAAGCAATAACACTTATAATAAATGAGAATATTCTCTTCAGGTCCATAATGGATTCATATCCATAACCAAGTGTAGGTTCTTCAGTCTTTTTGCTACTCATCAAAGAGTCACCATCTCAACATACAATCCAAAAAAACATGAGGTCTCATAGCCTCACCCAAGTCTCTCTAGTCTCAATGAGCAtaaaccaatcaatccatgctGAATTCAAATGTGATCCTACAAAATCATGAAGCTCCAAGCAAATGAAtaatactcaaaaccaaagagaagcAACAACACCTCACCAAAGAATCAAGGGTCCTCCATGACACCAAGATGCTGCCATAGccatccatcatcaaatgatgaatccacaTCACTACCAGTTTCCACTGAATTGTGTAACCAAGCTATccatgcatcatgacaacaatatCCTAACTAAATATCCTCCATGACCCCAACATGATCGAATAACTCAATGAAGATTTCCCAAAAGGATGAGTCAAACCACTATCTCCAACCAAGAAGATACAACTACAGAACCTTTGTCAATAGAACCAAAGATGTCAAACTCTCACTGCAATCCAAAGGCAGAATCCAAGATATCCACATGACACGAACGCCCATTGCAAAAGATCATCCATCTTCTAATCAAAGATGACACACAATACACTTTAACCACAACAACTTAGAACCAAATCTTATATAAAAAAAAGATAGAACACATTACGTAATGTATGACATCATGACCAACATCCTTACCAAAAATCCATTGAAAGTGAGCAAATCTTCTCAAGAACCATGACCTATTGCTAAGATTCAAATGATCAACTATATCAGGTACTCCAAATAATCATTTTCTCACAGCAATCAAAATACCAATGTAATAATGTTAATAAA is part of the Cryptomeria japonica chromosome 10, Sugi_1.0, whole genome shotgun sequence genome and harbors:
- the LOC131858827 gene encoding uncharacterized protein LOC131858827, whose amino-acid sequence is MEVHHELDYNQSSLVAEACVEHFKIRNKIGRVTIGDIQGVHDEGIDMWKTILSQQKKAEEEIQKEVKQGQDIAAQEKRKGKDKDTTDEFDAFIVEDIIGDVVSDIPNLTKDAEPLVEQKSTIKTIDINNTPAKGTDQTKHSGEDEVTIVDIPYEEKPQRNPVTINIPTTHPTSNEPHLPKKGLEQENPKMIDSSILFVDETKEKEQEKKEVEKKIERKETKSTGIGLGETKELKQEKKIEDFSSGQLEGGQKTVVDTPPVKRKLVLEKETEKKKAKLPTSSNSEVEAEVEEQEIEEEEGEDSVIDIKKMTPK